In the genome of Syntrophomonadaceae bacterium, the window GAACTGGAGCAGTATAACGCATTAGCCCTGTTCCTATCACCAATATAATAAAAAGGGCCACCAAGACTTTGGAAATGCGAAACCGCCTCAAGTTAATCCCACTCCTTGGCTCTGCGGCAGGTGATCACCCTGCCCCAGAGAATAACGATATGCTATCCTTCTCTAATTACTGAATACTGAGTACTCAGTACTTTTTCGTTCCTCCCTATCCTATTCTTTTGGCTGGAATAAAGACCCGCTTATGGATATCAAGGTTCTCCAGCACCTTCCCCGTACCTATGGCTACGGCTGAAAGAGGGTTCTCGGCCATGTGGACCGGCATGCCTGTTTCTTCACTTACCAAAAGGTCCAGGCCAAACAGCAGGGAACCACCACCGGCCAGCATGATGCCGCGGTCCATGATATCGGCCGCCAATTCCGGCGGGGTTTTTTCCAGGCACACCTTAATTGCTTCCAGAATTGCGGTGACAGGCTCAGATAAAGCCTGCATCACTTCTTCTGCATTAATCTGGATTGTTTTTGGCAAGCCGCTAACCATATCCCGCCCGCGTACGTCATAAACCGTTTTCTGCCTTTTTTTCCCCTCAGGACCGGCAAAACTGGCGGATCCAACCTGTATTTTAATGTCCTCAGCAGTCCTTTCCCCAATCATCAAGTTGTATGACCGCTTGATATGAGCAACAATGGCTTCATCCATCTCATCGCCGCCAACACGAATAGATTTGCTGG includes:
- a CDS encoding rod shape-determining protein, whose translation is MFFARDLGIDLGTANTLVYARGKGVILQEPSVVAIQKDTGTVLAVGEEAKRMIGRTPGNIVAIRPMRDGVIADFDVTQSMLHYFINKASRRGFLVRPRVVVGVPSGVTAVEERAVRQAAQQAGAKECYLIEEPMAAAIGADLPVHEPTGNMIVDVGGGTTEVAIISLGGIVTSKSIRVGGDEMDEAIVAHIKRSYNLMIGERTAEDIKIQVGSASFAGPEGKKRQKTVYDVRGRDMVSGLPKTIQINAEEVMQALSEPVTAILEAIKVCLEKTPPELAADIMDRGIMLAGGGSLLFGLDLLVSEETGMPVHMAENPLSAVAIGTGKVLENLDIHKRVFIPAKRIG